In one window of Bradyrhizobium sp. AZCC 1721 DNA:
- a CDS encoding xanthine dehydrogenase family protein molybdopterin-binding subunit, protein MTTNVIGKPLPRVDGRAKVTGAARYAADFNQGGQAYAVIVGATVGLGRVTGIETAPVEKMPGVVAVITHRNAPRLPYAPHKSYIDPATGERLHVLQDDQVRFYGQPVAIVVADTLDQAERAAAGLRISYTAERPLVDPADPKARPVVPEAGKQPDARLPADTARGNADSALGDAPVKVDEVYEIARENHNPMEPHATVAAWNGNRLTLWSKSQFVVNEQAEIAAVFGLPPENVQVICPFIGGAFGTSLRTWPHVTLAAMAARQVGRPVKLVLTRKQMFFMTGHRPRTLQRMALGATADGKLTSIVHEGTGETSRYEEFMEALTSVTSFLYSTPNVRTRYRLLPLDIGTPNHMRGPGEASGVFALECAVDELSYKLGIDPIDLRRRNEPAIDEGENKPFSSRSLMKCHDLAAERFGWSRRLPEPRSMRDGRLLVGMGVASASYPAFHAPANARARLLPDGTAEVEVAASDMGPGTYTSMTQVAAETLGLPVERVRLSLGRSDYPPAPSHGGSWTMASVGSAIRAACMAVQEEAAKRPQDGRPIEATASAQRDPDVAARFSMHSFGAVFAEVAVDPDVGTIRLRRAVGAYGIGRVVNPRLARSQCIGGMIGGMGMALMERTVLDPRDGRPVNAHMADYLLPVNLDIPQLEAHFVEEIDPHVNALGVKGLGEIALVGMAPAIANAVFHATGKRVRTLPIRIEDVLTV, encoded by the coding sequence ATGACGACGAACGTGATCGGAAAGCCGCTGCCGCGCGTGGATGGTCGCGCCAAGGTCACGGGCGCGGCGCGCTATGCGGCCGATTTCAACCAGGGCGGCCAGGCCTATGCGGTGATCGTCGGTGCCACGGTGGGGCTCGGCCGCGTGACCGGTATCGAGACCGCGCCGGTTGAGAAGATGCCGGGCGTCGTTGCCGTCATCACGCATCGCAATGCGCCACGCCTGCCATACGCACCGCACAAGAGCTATATCGATCCGGCGACAGGCGAGCGGCTGCATGTGCTGCAAGACGACCAGGTGCGCTTCTACGGGCAACCGGTAGCGATCGTCGTCGCCGATACCCTCGACCAGGCGGAGCGCGCGGCTGCGGGGCTGCGCATCTCCTACACGGCCGAGCGGCCGCTCGTTGATCCTGCCGACCCAAAAGCCCGACCTGTCGTTCCGGAAGCTGGGAAGCAGCCGGATGCGAGGCTGCCGGCCGACACCGCGCGCGGCAATGCCGACAGCGCGCTCGGGGACGCGCCGGTGAAGGTCGACGAGGTCTATGAAATCGCGCGCGAGAACCATAATCCAATGGAGCCGCACGCCACCGTCGCGGCCTGGAATGGCAATCGGCTGACGCTGTGGAGCAAGAGCCAGTTCGTCGTCAACGAACAGGCCGAGATCGCAGCCGTGTTCGGCCTGCCGCCCGAGAATGTACAGGTGATCTGTCCGTTTATCGGCGGTGCCTTCGGCACGTCGCTCAGGACGTGGCCGCATGTCACGCTTGCGGCCATGGCGGCACGACAGGTGGGACGTCCCGTCAAGCTCGTACTCACGCGCAAGCAGATGTTCTTCATGACGGGCCATCGGCCCCGCACCCTGCAGCGGATGGCTCTAGGCGCCACGGCGGATGGCAAGCTCACCAGCATTGTGCACGAAGGCACCGGCGAGACGAGCCGCTATGAAGAGTTCATGGAGGCCCTGACTTCGGTCACGAGCTTCCTGTACTCCACGCCGAACGTGCGGACCCGCTACCGGCTGCTGCCACTCGATATCGGCACCCCGAACCATATGCGTGGCCCCGGCGAGGCAAGCGGTGTCTTTGCGCTCGAATGTGCCGTGGATGAACTGTCGTACAAGCTCGGAATCGATCCGATCGATCTGCGGCGTCGCAACGAGCCGGCAATCGATGAGGGCGAGAACAAGCCGTTCTCCAGCCGGTCGCTGATGAAATGCCATGATCTCGCCGCCGAACGTTTCGGCTGGTCGCGGCGGTTACCCGAACCGCGTTCGATGCGCGATGGCCGGCTGCTGGTCGGCATGGGCGTGGCATCGGCGAGCTATCCGGCCTTCCATGCGCCCGCGAATGCGCGAGCGCGGCTGCTCCCGGACGGCACCGCCGAAGTTGAGGTCGCAGCAAGCGACATGGGCCCCGGCACCTACACGTCGATGACGCAGGTTGCCGCCGAGACGCTGGGGCTGCCTGTTGAACGGGTGCGTCTGAGCCTTGGCCGCTCTGACTATCCGCCGGCTCCATCCCATGGTGGCTCATGGACGATGGCCTCGGTCGGCTCTGCGATCCGCGCCGCCTGCATGGCCGTGCAGGAGGAAGCCGCAAAGCGCCCTCAGGACGGCCGACCCATCGAGGCTACGGCTTCGGCTCAGCGCGATCCCGATGTTGCGGCCCGATTTTCGATGCACTCCTTTGGAGCCGTATTTGCGGAGGTGGCCGTCGATCCCGATGTCGGCACGATCCGGCTGCGCCGCGCCGTGGGCGCCTATGGCATCGGCCGCGTCGTCAATCCGCGACTTGCGAGGAGCCAATGCATAGGCGGCATGATCGGCGGGATGGGCATGGCGCTGATGGAACGCACAGTCCTCGATCCGCGCGACGGCCGCCCGGTCAATGCCCATATGGCCGATTACCTGCTGCCCGTGAATCTCGACATTCCCCAACTTGAAGCGCACTTCGTCGAGGAGATCGATCCACACGTCAACGCCCTCGGCGTCAAAGGCCTCGGCGAGATCGCGCTCGTCGGCATGGCCCCCGCCATCGCCAACGCCGTGTTTCACGCCACCGGCAAGCGCGTGCGGACCTTACCGATCCGGATTGAAGATGTGCTGACGGTGTAG
- a CDS encoding DNA-3-methyladenine glycosylase has translation MVQNSKPASGAALRLGKPLKRSFFDRSVHEVAPDLIGATLLVDGVGGTIVEVEAYHHLDPAAHSFRGPTPRNRVMFGPPGFAYVYRSYGIHWCVNFVCEEEGSASAVLIRALQPTHGIAAMRRRRGQQDERALCSGPGKLCEALGITIKHNELPLDVPPFALHARMGRLDIAAGVRIGITKAVDLPWRYGLKGSRFLSKPF, from the coding sequence ATGGTTCAAAACTCCAAGCCTGCCAGCGGCGCCGCCCTCCGGCTCGGCAAGCCGCTGAAACGCTCGTTTTTCGACCGCAGCGTGCATGAGGTCGCGCCCGACCTGATCGGCGCGACGCTCTTGGTCGACGGCGTCGGCGGCACCATCGTCGAGGTCGAGGCCTATCACCATCTGGACCCGGCCGCGCATTCGTTTCGCGGGCCGACGCCGCGCAACCGGGTGATGTTCGGCCCGCCGGGTTTTGCCTATGTCTACCGCTCCTATGGCATCCACTGGTGCGTAAATTTCGTCTGCGAAGAGGAAGGTTCGGCCAGCGCCGTCCTGATACGCGCGCTGCAGCCGACCCACGGCATTGCCGCGATGCGCCGCCGCCGCGGCCAGCAGGATGAGCGCGCGTTGTGTTCGGGGCCGGGCAAGCTCTGCGAAGCGCTCGGGATTACGATCAAGCATAACGAACTGCCACTCGACGTGCCGCCATTTGCGTTGCATGCACGCATGGGCAGACTCGACATTGCCGCAGGCGTGCGGATCGGCATCACCAAAGCGGTCGATCTGCCATGGCGCTACGGATTGAAGGGGTCGAGGTTTTTGAGCAAACCGTTTTGA
- the lipA gene encoding lipoyl synthase, whose translation MVVLVDTVSLNQVRPRHPEKVNRPDALSPPKPDWIRVRAPNTRGYADTRKIVKENGLVTVCEEAGCPNIGECWDKKHATFMIMGDTCTRACAFCNVKTGMPGALDANEPEHVAEATFKLGLTHVVVTSVDRDDLADGGAEHFAQTIRAIRARCPTTTIEILTPDFLRKEGALEVVAAAKPDVFNHNLETVPARYLTVRPGARYFHSIRLLQRVKEIDPTIFTKSGIMVGLGEERHEVLQVMDDLRSADVDFLTIGQYLQPTRKHHAVMRYVTPDEFAGYEKVAYTKGFLMVSASPLTRSSHHAGENFAKLRAARAALHG comes from the coding sequence ATGGTCGTTCTCGTCGATACCGTCTCCCTGAACCAGGTTCGCCCGCGTCACCCCGAAAAGGTGAACCGGCCGGATGCGCTGTCGCCGCCGAAGCCGGACTGGATCCGGGTGCGCGCGCCGAACACTCGCGGCTATGCCGACACGCGAAAGATCGTCAAGGAAAACGGCCTCGTCACGGTGTGCGAGGAGGCCGGCTGCCCGAATATCGGCGAGTGCTGGGACAAGAAGCACGCCACCTTCATGATCATGGGGGACACCTGCACGCGGGCCTGCGCGTTCTGCAACGTCAAGACCGGCATGCCCGGCGCGCTCGACGCCAATGAGCCGGAACATGTCGCGGAGGCGACCTTCAAGCTCGGGCTGACCCACGTCGTGGTGACCTCGGTCGATCGCGACGACCTCGCCGACGGCGGCGCCGAGCACTTTGCGCAGACGATTCGCGCCATTCGCGCACGCTGCCCGACCACGACCATCGAAATTCTGACCCCCGACTTCCTGCGCAAGGAAGGCGCGCTGGAGGTGGTCGCGGCAGCGAAGCCCGACGTATTCAACCACAATCTGGAAACCGTACCGGCGCGTTATCTCACGGTACGCCCGGGCGCGCGCTACTTCCATTCGATCCGGCTGTTGCAGCGGGTCAAGGAGATTGATCCCACGATCTTCACCAAATCAGGCATCATGGTTGGCCTCGGAGAGGAGCGCCACGAGGTGCTGCAGGTGATGGACGATCTGCGCTCCGCGGACGTCGATTTCCTGACCATCGGGCAGTATCTGCAGCCGACCCGCAAGCACCACGCCGTCATGCGCTACGTGACGCCGGACGAATTCGCGGGCTACGAGAAGGTCGCTTATACCAAGGGTTTTCTGATGGTGTCGGCCAGTCCGCTGACCCGCTCGTCGCATCATGCGGGTGAGAATTTCGCCAAGCTCAGGGCGGCGCGGGCTGCGCTACACGGTTGA
- a CDS encoding type II toxin-antitoxin system RatA family toxin → MPRFSSKRRVHHTASHMFDLVADVERYPEFVPLCQSLRIRQRTQKADGTEVVVADMTVSFKLVRESFTSRVTLDRPNLKIMVEYLKGPFSNLENRWTFEPKSETDCDVGFFLSYEFKSRMLAMLMGTMFDTAFQRFAAAFEKRADVIYGKPATGTRS, encoded by the coding sequence ATGCCTCGCTTTTCCAGCAAGCGCCGGGTTCATCATACCGCGTCGCATATGTTCGATCTGGTCGCCGATGTCGAGCGCTATCCGGAGTTCGTGCCGCTGTGCCAATCGCTGAGGATACGGCAGCGGACGCAGAAAGCTGACGGCACTGAAGTCGTCGTCGCCGACATGACGGTATCATTCAAGCTGGTACGGGAGTCCTTCACCAGCCGGGTGACGCTGGACCGGCCGAACCTGAAAATCATGGTCGAGTATTTGAAGGGCCCTTTCAGCAATCTGGAAAACCGCTGGACGTTCGAACCGAAATCCGAAACCGACTGTGACGTCGGATTCTTCCTGTCCTATGAATTCAAGAGCCGGATGCTGGCGATGCTGATGGGGACGATGTTCGATACGGCCTTCCAGCGTTTTGCCGCCGCGTTCGAAAAGCGGGCGGACGTGATTTACGGGAAGCCCGCCACCGGGACCCGAAGCTAG
- a CDS encoding NAD(P)-dependent oxidoreductase: MTTFERVGFIGLGGMGRGLVKNLVAKGVAVAAYDLNPAAVAVAKSFGATAASGLQEIRDNCRIVMICVNEAEDVEALMTRSDGLLASPAPGFIIVDHTTGSPQMVAKLDRMVRAAGGRYAEAPMTRTPKHADIGKVNVLFGGERDLLDDLRPYFELYAENIFHIGPLGHAIRLKLIHNYIAFANVAAWCEGFALAAKDGLDLSQLIRIISAAGGKSGMLDLYGQATLDGDFTPLMSLANARKDVRYYARWLEEAGLPGFMAEAVHQTYRQAALLGHDGESCTAVIKAYEAVTGVDARVRPKDQQ, from the coding sequence ATGACGACATTCGAGCGCGTTGGCTTTATCGGCCTCGGTGGAATGGGACGGGGCTTGGTCAAGAACCTCGTTGCCAAGGGCGTGGCGGTCGCCGCCTATGATCTCAACCCGGCGGCTGTGGCCGTTGCCAAATCGTTTGGCGCGACCGCTGCCAGCGGTCTTCAGGAAATTCGCGACAACTGCCGCATCGTCATGATTTGCGTCAACGAGGCCGAGGATGTCGAGGCGTTGATGACTCGCAGCGATGGGCTGCTTGCCAGTCCGGCGCCGGGATTCATCATCGTGGATCACACCACCGGCAGCCCGCAGATGGTCGCAAAGCTCGACCGCATGGTGCGGGCAGCCGGCGGTCGGTATGCCGAAGCACCGATGACGCGAACCCCGAAACACGCCGACATCGGCAAGGTCAACGTACTGTTCGGCGGCGAGCGCGACCTGCTCGACGACCTCAGGCCCTATTTTGAGCTCTATGCCGAAAACATCTTCCACATCGGCCCATTGGGACACGCGATCCGCCTCAAGCTCATTCACAACTATATCGCCTTCGCCAATGTGGCGGCGTGGTGCGAGGGGTTTGCGCTCGCGGCCAAGGACGGGCTCGACCTCTCGCAACTCATCCGCATCATCTCGGCAGCCGGCGGCAAGAGCGGCATGCTCGATCTTTACGGCCAGGCCACGCTCGATGGCGACTTCACCCCGCTGATGTCACTGGCGAACGCCCGCAAGGACGTCCGCTATTATGCGCGCTGGCTGGAGGAGGCGGGTCTGCCCGGGTTCATGGCTGAGGCCGTGCACCAGACCTACCGGCAGGCGGCACTGCTCGGGCACGACGGCGAGTCCTGCACAGCCGTCATCAAGGCTTACGAGGCCGTGACTGGCGTGGACGCACGGGTGCGGCCGAAAGACCAACAATAG